A genomic window from Triticum urartu cultivar G1812 chromosome 7, Tu2.1, whole genome shotgun sequence includes:
- the LOC125522894 gene encoding phenolic glucoside malonyltransferase 1-like has product MGEASSDAAAKAAAVRAVAVSRVAPSVQRGEHVKLSFFDSPWVVLPPIQRVFLYELGEADGFPAVVERLKRALADTLAHYLPLAGMLKYAVETGDAFVDCTDAGVAFLEAEGDMDVRRLAGDEAHDIVAFLSLVPELDARVLPAPVLSVQATRLSGGLAVGLSVHHVVADGRAVWRFMEAWSSASREGSPVTKVLGPPHYAREVIQHPNGDELARDMLKTVAPNLPVVRGQYDFSQRFLRARRTFYLGADDIRSLRRRIDDLASAESAAGGDAPKPKPVSTFVALAALSWTAFVRSKGLGAGDDTYLMFLADLRSRLDPPVSEAYLGNCVRACLASCADAADLLGQSGILRAARAVQAAVAEMEAAPLSGTDKGWMQMLMRLPFQRMTNVAASPRFRAYEAADFGFGKPARVELVSMNHDGEMVLVGGRRDGEVQASVSIDPAHMEAFKACILG; this is encoded by the exons ATGGGCGAGGCAAGCTCCGACGCCGCCGCCAAGGCTGCGGCCGTGCGGGCTGTCGCAGTCTCCCGGGTGGCGCCGTCGGTGCAGCGCGGGGAGCACGTGAAACTTTCCTTCTTCGATTCGCCGTGGGTCGTGCTGCCGCCGATCCAGCGGGTGTTCCTGTACGAGCTTGGGGAAGCGGACGGCTTcccggcggtggtggagcggctCAAGCGCGCTCTCGCGGACACCCTGGCGCACTACCTGCCCCTGGCGGGGATGCTCAAGTACGCGGTGGAGACCGGGGACGCCTTCGTGGACTGCACCGACGCCGGGGTCGCCTTCCTGGAGGCCGAGGGCGATATGGACGTGCGGCGTCTAGCCGGCGACGAGGCGCACGACATCGTGGCATTCCTGAGCCTGGTGCCGGAGCTGGATGCCCGGGTGCTCCCGGCGCCCGTGCTGTCAGTGCAGGCCACTCGTCTAAGCGGCGGCCTGGCGGTGGGCCTGTCCGTGCACCACGTAGTCGCGGACGGACGCGCCGTTTGGCGATTCATGGAAGCCTGGTCCTCCGCTTCCCGCGAGGGCTCCCCGGTCACCAAGGTCCTCGGCCCGCCGCACTACGCCCGGGAGGTCATCCAGCACCCCAACGGCGACGAGCTCGCCCGCGACATGCTAAAGACCGTCGCGCCCAATCTCCCTGTG GTGAGGGGGCAGTACGACTTCAGCCAGCGGTTCCTGCGGGCGCGCCGGACGTTCTACCTCGGGGCCGACGACATCCGGTCGCTCAGGCGGCGGATCGACGACCTCGCCTCGGCCGAGTCTGCTGCCGGTGGCGACGCGCCCAAGCCGAAACCGGTGTCGACGTTCGTGGCGCTGGCGGCACTGAGCTGGACGGCGTTCGTTCGTTCCAAGGGGCTCGGCGCAGGGGACGACACGTACCTCATGTTCCTCGCCGACCTGCGCTCCCGCCTCGACCCGCCTGTCAGTGAGGCTTACCTGGGCAACTGCGTGCGCGCGTGCTTGGCCAGCTGCGCCGACGCGGCGGACCTCCTCGGCCAGTCCGGCATCCTCCGCGCGGCGCGGGCCGTGCAGGCGGCTGTGGCGGAGATGGAGGCGGCGCCGCTGTCCGGGACGGACAAGGGGTGGATGCAGATGCTGATGCGGCTGCCGTTTCAGCGGATGACCaacgtggcggcgagccctcggTTCCGGGCCTACGAGGCGGCCGACTTCGGGTTTGGGAAGCCCGCGCGCGTGGAGCTGGTCTCCATGAACCACGACGGTGAGATGGTGCTGGTCGGTGGCCGGCGCGACGGCGAGGTGCAAGCCTCCGTGTCCATTGACCCGGCGCACATGGAGGCATTCAAGGCCTGCATCCTCGGCTAG